One Rubritalea squalenifaciens DSM 18772 genomic region harbors:
- a CDS encoding spermidine synthase translates to MHPFFQELDFRPTPLGDLILRRRTMATLDNLEIYEIILGTEFLMSSLFTEVEEQLSKLGLAAAQKSFGKEQPLDIVIGGLGLGYTARAALDHDCIQSLLIVDYLKPVIEWHQQGLVPLGKGISEDPRCRLIHADFFKTARAASGETSFDPEAPNRKYHAILLDIDHTPEFLLHDSHGGFYQPDGLRHMLNKIHSGGIFAMWADGHPTDDFTNNLKQVFPDVETHVIDFPNPIHGTHSTGTVYLARC, encoded by the coding sequence ATGCACCCATTCTTCCAGGAACTCGACTTCCGCCCCACCCCGCTAGGGGATCTCATCCTGCGCCGCCGCACGATGGCGACGCTAGACAACCTCGAAATCTACGAGATCATTCTTGGCACCGAGTTCCTCATGTCTTCCCTTTTCACTGAGGTCGAGGAACAACTCTCCAAACTCGGCCTCGCTGCGGCCCAGAAGTCCTTTGGGAAAGAGCAACCACTCGACATCGTCATCGGCGGACTTGGCCTTGGCTACACCGCACGTGCGGCTTTGGACCACGACTGCATCCAATCCCTCCTCATCGTAGACTATCTCAAGCCAGTCATAGAATGGCATCAGCAAGGGCTTGTTCCTCTCGGCAAAGGGATCAGCGAAGACCCGCGTTGCCGCCTCATCCATGCAGACTTCTTCAAGACCGCTCGCGCCGCCTCTGGAGAAACCTCTTTTGACCCTGAAGCCCCGAATCGCAAATACCACGCCATCCTCTTGGATATCGACCACACCCCTGAGTTTCTCTTGCATGACTCTCACGGCGGCTTCTACCAACCCGATGGCTTACGTCACATGCTGAATAAAATTCACTCTGGCGGCATTTTTGCCATGTGGGCTGACGGCCATCCCACAGATGACTTCACGAACAACCTCAAACAAGTCTTTCCTGATGTGGAGACCCACGTCATCGATTTCCCCAATCCCATCCATGGCACCCACTCCACGGGCACTGTTTACTTGGCCCGTTGCTAG